A region from the Lolium perenne isolate Kyuss_39 chromosome 4, Kyuss_2.0, whole genome shotgun sequence genome encodes:
- the LOC127297136 gene encoding homeobox-leucine zipper protein HOX12, translating into MTSEEEERLMFPSFLFPEIFPADAATPDSGAEQKKASRQRRRRNARPVVEGDADDTAAKKRRLSDDQAQFLEMSFRKERKLETPRKVQLAAELGLDAKQVAVWFQNRRARYKSKLIEEEFSKLRAAHDAVVVHNCHLEAELLRLKEKLAETEEEKGKAMAAAVTAGVGASSPTSSSFSTVTHHAAMVDQFEMDDAEADLAYMSEYAYNSYMMDMTAGGYLGGLYDQFS; encoded by the exons ATGACCTCCGAGGAGGAAGAGAGACTGATGTTCCCTTCGTTCCTCTTTCCGGAGATTTTCCCGGCGGACGCGGCCACACCAGACTCCG GTGCCGAGCAGAAGAAGGCTAGCCGGCAGCGGCGAAGGCGGAATGCTCGTCCGGTGGTGGAGGGCGATGCCGACGACACCGCAGCGAAGAAGCGGCGTCTGAGCGACGATCAAGCACAGTTCCTTGAGATGAGCTTCAGGAAGGAGCGGAAGCTTGAGACCCCGCGCAAGGTGCAGCTCGCCGCCGAGCTTGGCCTCGACGCCAAGCAGGTGGCCGTGTGGTTCCAGAACCGCCGCGCCCGATACAAGAGCAAGCTCATAGAGGAGGAGTTCTCCAAGCTGCGCGCGGCCCACGACGCCGTCGTCGTCCACAACTGTCACCTCGAGGCCGAG CTTCTGAGGCTCAAGGAGAAGTTGGCCGAGAcagaggaggagaagggcaaggcCATGGCTGCGGCGGTGACAGCAGGCGTCGGGGCCAGCAGCCCGACCTCGTCGTCGTTCTCAACGGTGACGCACCACGCGGCGATGGTGGATCAGTTCGAGATGGATGatgcggaggccgacctcgcctACATGAGCGAGTACGCCTACAACAGCTACATGATGGACATGACGGCCGGCGGATACCTCGGAGGCCTCTACGATCAATTCAGCTGA